The Punica granatum isolate Tunisia-2019 chromosome 4, ASM765513v2, whole genome shotgun sequence sequence GATTTGTGGTATAGCTATCTCAGACATACATGGGTGAAGGTAATGCTGTAGCAGTAGACATACAATTGTTTTACTTGATATATGGTCCCAGAGGACTAGTAAACACGCATATACAAACATGCCTCTTTTTTGgtagcctatatatataatcaatttcCATGGATAACAATGATCTGGTCCACTATTGGTGAACAAACAGTATGACAGTAAAGTGTCAGTGCTCAGCTTGGAGGGAATTTACGAAAACATATTGGAATGAAGTTGCTATACAAATTTGCTCCACCTTCTAAGGCAATATTACTCTATCCTTTCCCATTCCTCCCCAAAACGTGATATAACAACTTTAAGAGATTCTATATTGCTAGTCCTACTAATAAAATCCTGGGCTCATTAAATGAAACCATTGAGAAAGCCCGTACTAGTTGAGGACGGAGAGTGATGGATATCTACGTCTCATCTCGTAATTCACCAAGCATGAAGAATATTAACTCTTAATACATACTCAAAGGATTCTCTTTGACCCAACCGGTTATATGGGCACTTCGTGTGAAACATATCTGGATATCAAGAGCTACGAAGTCTGAGCAGTTTTAGGCAAGACGATTTTAGTATGTACACAAAATAATGGATTCAAAGAGAGATTGGCACTTACGACCCagagaataaaataattccaGCAGTCAACATGCCTCCAAACTGAAACAAAAATGAACAAAACCTCTGAGGTAAATAAACACGATCAGTCGATACCTATTAaacaataaatttaataagatGTCTGATCTATCagcttaatttttttctgcAAAGTAAGCAAGTTCAAGGTAGAAAGCTATGCAGCCTTTTCAAGCCAAAAGAAGAACATACTTCGCGCCTAACATTCATTTGCACTGAAGCAGACGGCCCCAATTATGACCTCCATCCCGTCAGCCCTCTCATCAACCAACCAAACGCCGAGTACTGAGCCTCAACCAATGAAGCAATTTTACAGGCAAGTCGACTGTTGAATTAAATACACTGCTACATTAACCTGCTTGCTGAACCTTCCATATGTGTCGACAACGAATGACATCTAAACTTTCACTTCATGCAACAGAAGaaggcattttttttttccaaggTCCGCGTGAAACGAGACTTTCTACCGAATTATCTGAAAAATTCAGCTTTACCAATAACAAAACACCACCAGTTCCAAATTCTACACATTTGGCGTGACAGAACGGAAACTGAAGGGCATGAGCACGGAAAGAAGAGACTGTACTCACAATGCTGGGGCGTTTGGTGAGGGGGGCAGCAACAAGAGCCGCAGTGTGAACTAGATGGTACAACGACGCCGTCTGCCAAACCTTTACAGTCGAATTCGAACAGCAACCATCAGATGAAAGGCGAATGAGACAGATTATTAGGAAGGCAAAAAGATCGATTTTTTGGTCGGAATCAAGAGAGGAGAGATCGTGGGCAACGGCGGAAATGGGACCGAACCTCTTTGTAGGCGGGATTCTTGGGCCTGAAGACATGCGCGCCGTACGTGCCCAGCCCCAGAGCAGCTACTCCTGTTCATTCAAACAATAATCACACGGCTTTAGTCTGCTCAACCAGACCCTGAACGAGAAATACCACAGAGTCCATGtgaggaagaaagaagaacaagaataCCGCAAAGACCGGCGACTTTGTGCCAGATGAGAGGATCCATGGCTGAGCTCCTCATCGGTCGATCGCCGTCCCCTTGACTTGGAAGCTGGAATTTCACGGTTCACGGTTCACACAGACAGAGACAGACAGAGACAGAGCGTCAGCATGTGAGGGAGAAAGCGACGCGAGTAAGCGGAACGGCGCCGTTTTCTGCTATTTCGCGGCAAAATTGGTACGGTTTTCTATTTTCCTCATGGCCCAAATTGCAATCCAAAAGCTTAGCTTTGGGCCTTGCAGGACAGAAAATGGGCCGCGAAGATGTGCTCCCCCTCGTTTTTTCTTGTGTACAATGCTCATAGCGTATTACAgtgaaatgaaaaattttcattctgaAAATTGATATCCGGAAGTCCAATTAGAATCTGATAAATCTAGTTGAGTCGGGTTGATCAATTAAAAGGTAAAATTCTttcagcgtgaattttctgcgTTCACAATGACTTGAACCCGAGATCTTGATTAAGCGGAACAAATGCCGAATCGCTTGAACTAACCCACGTTagtaatgaaatgaaaattttaatagctaATAGAGGGACACTgatgctccgtttggtttcgcagttaaaatcacaaaaaatttaattttaattttaactcaacacactacacaacaaaaatacacatttttcaagtaaaaaattttaatttttaactttaactcaatatactacacaatcatttgtcattttccacaatcaaaatcaaaattaatttaactctgaaaccaaaagCACCATGATATTCTTACCATGATTACCATgagaatcaaatttaaaacttCTCAATTATCGGGTACGAATGTGTATCGTTATCCTACACCCTCTTTTCTCGTAGGAAATGTCCTTTAGTTTCCTATCCTTTCTGATAGTATCAGCAATTGAACTTTTCACTCGCATTTTAGTTACGATTGATTCAAAATACTCATAAAGTGGCCGTCGCTCTCTACTGCGACGCAACAACTAGAGAATTGAGAGCATACGGGCTTCGATGTAGTGAGCAGTCACGCAGCCACCTCGAATAAGGACGAGCGTGCTAGTGAACTACGAGCAATGTTGAGATACTAATCCACAGATTTTTTCAGTCGACCAGGGTCCATCAATCCGCTTCTTTATATAATTAGAGAGTATTTCGAAATTTGCGGTATTACACACCCTCATTATTTTCGACTTTTTTGAACCTTTTTcgtgttttccttttctagaGAAAGACAATATAATGGGTGGATTTCAGGATCATATGATTGTTGGACCACTAACTTTTATCAGACTTGTCAAGTCCATTTCGAGCAGTTCAACATTGGCCAATTTTGGATTATAAGTATCCCAACATCAAGGCCACCCCCACAGCCCTTTTTGGAAAGCTCTCTTCGCGACTTATGCTATACACATGCATGCGAGTTCTGCCTTAACCGAGCATAGCATATCGATCGTTCGGTATAGTGATTTCATTCCATTCTTTACTATTTACGTGCAAAATTTACGATATAtttctttgtaattttttgaTCCGCCAGCGGTGCTTTAAAATGGTAAATAGAATGAGAAGGTACGCATAGTGGAACACAAGTCAAACTccattatatattgatattctCCAAGCATGATACAAAAGATTAATTTGTCAACAACCtaagaataataaataattaatatggtATTATTTGTATTACATATcctaccaaaaataaaaattgctaTAGTAATGGACTGACTGACTGGACCtcacttaattttattttttttacttttattctGGCTAAAagttggggaaaaaaaagaaaaataaataaatagaatcaCTCCTCGCCAACGGTCAAACTCCGGAAAATATCAGCACATCATACGTTCACGGGCTTGCAGAGAAACATGAGTGAAGAAGACGCCGCGCTGTCGCCGAACCGGCCACCGAGCCGCTCGTAGTAGTCGACGCAGAAGAGGGACAGCGAGAGCTGCAGCTCGTCCCAGGCCGACGATGCCCGCCACCTGCTGCCAGGGTCGTTACTGAGCCGGGTGAGGAGGTGGCGGACGCATAGCATGTAGAGGCGGCGGTAGCCGCCGAGGGCGGAGACGACGGGGCGTACGCcgggggaggaggaggggagGGAGGGGACTCGGCGGAGGCAGAGGTGCTCCCAGACGGAGTCGGCGTCGGCGAGGGCGCGCCAGAGGCGGCAGACGCAGGCGGCGGCGCATAGGGAGCGGCCGTCGAGGCGCTTGAGGACCTCGACGAGGATGTCGGTGTGGTCGTTGATGCAGAACGGCGGCCTCCTCTTCTCTTGCTTGTCTGTCGTCATGTTGAAGTCTCCAGTGGAAGAGAATGAAAAGATTAATGAGAGGAATGAATGAGGGAGAAATCCTCGTTATGAAAAAAATGGAGAGctggagagggagagagtgagCAATGGTTTATAACTTTATATAGCTACTATTCGTAGattgtgaaaataaaatataataataataatattattattattaaattacaaaataataataataataataataataataattcagaTTTAAgttttatgaatgaaaaaaattatgatcgGAAGAGATTTAATTCTCAATATAAACTAACTCAGTTTGAACATGAATTACTTAAAACTCAATGAGTTTTTTAATATTAGGTGATGCAcactcaaaaaataataatatttgtgAAAATAAGTGTTAGACAATAATAGGTCGAAAAACTATTTGTTACTATATGAGCATGCAATGCACTGCATTAATGTTAAAGTTATAGCTGTAGAATTCACACACACAcctctatctatatatatatatatatatatatatatatatattagatgaGAACCGTTATTGTTACACGTACGACGTACATGTCGAGCATATATACTTGGTCCCCAGCAGATAACTAAATCTTCTGTGTGGCTATATGAGTTACATTGATGTATACGTTATCGCGATagaatacatacatatatatgtgtatacagGGGCGAAGCCAAGATTTTTATCCGGGGGGCAAACTTATACGTTTggagtaaaatttaaaaaattcaaagttcaggGGGGACAAAgtactaattttatataaaaaatctcATACTTTGGGGGGCAAAAGTTAAAAGTTTCAAAGTtcaggggggcaattgccccccgcTTCTTcattggctccgcccctgtgtgtatatatatatgatgagaAGAGTTGTAAAATTATATCCTATATGCTTTAATTTCGTAGTTGATTCGCATGCAACTAGACTTTTACACTCATATTTCAGTAGTGTCATGGTAAGTGTATGTTTGGTTCGGATTAGCATGAATTAGAAAACGCGCAGCTAATAAGTATGACTTAGAAAAGGCGCAGCTAATTCATTATGTACACGCAAAATACTCGACTGTCAGTCTACGTAATCAACGCgtcattttttcatttctaaTTAGTGATTAACTACATAATTAACATCCAACGGTAAATGTAGATTATGTAGAAAAACATTAGGGGTGCGTTTGGAAAcagagtttgattttgattatgaaaaaggacaaatgagattgtattataaatttgacttgggaaacgtgtgtttttgttgtgtagtgggtagaaaAGGCGCAGCTAATTCATTACGTACACGCAAAATACTCGACTGTCAGTCTACGTAATCAACGCgtcattttttcatttctaaTTAGTGATTAACTACATAATTAACATCCAACTGTAAATGTAGATTATGTAGAAAAACAATTAGGGGTGCGTTTGGAAAcagagtttgattttgattctgaaaaaggacaaatgagattgtattataaatttgacttgggaaacgtgtgtttttgttgtgtagtgggtagagttaaaatcaaaatcataattctaaaattaaattccGTTCCCAAACGGAGCCTAGATGtttgtagagagagagagagagagagagagagaagtatttgaagggattttttttttttggttcaagTATTTCAAGGGATTTGActtcacgagagagagagggagtaTCGAGGGAAGAGAGGAAGGGGCCAAGAGGAAAGGGGCCAAAGAGTCACGAGGAAGAACAAGAACCAATGCAATTGGAAAacaattcatttttttcacttgtttggtaattatataattgatttttccattttcttatttttattcgAAAGTCCTATTGgaccccgactaatccagtctaGCAGGGTCGATCACTATGGTGtaaagttttcttttctgtaTTTACAAAGACTCGAACCCGAATCTTTACTTAAACAAAATAAGCGTCGAACTACTTGAATCAATTCACATTGGTTCAAGTTTCCCtactttaattaattgattaaacgctttctcttttttgggGAGAAGAGCAGTGAGGAGGAGAGATACGTTGCTATGTTGCTTTTTTGTTGTTTCCTTTGTATCGGTTGGTGCGTGCGCTATTTGCATTTCCCAAGTTCAAGACAATCGTTTGAGGCCGTTGCAATATTGGAAGGAGGCAGAGGCAATAAGAATCACTGACTTTCGAGATAAACAATTCACACTGCATCTCTCGTTTGCTTTCTTTGCATGCATTCGCATCGTTTTCCACGGTCTCGCATGGTTTTGATCTCATCGCATTCGATGCAGATAGAATTCCCCGTAGTACATACAACACGTACATTTTGGTTTTTCCCCTCTCTTATCGTCCTTATATTAAACATAAGAAAGGCGAGAAAATCTTATATGTAATGGTATACTATATGTCAAGTATGACAAAATAATTGATATTAAACATATCAGAATGAGTGAATACAAACTTGTGACATAGTactgttaaaaaaataaatagttcttttttattgaatCTCGTGACACAATATCATATGATCCACGTGTTACATATAACACATTCTCAAAGGAGACAGGTGGCATTAGATATTagacataaaaaaattatctagtTTCAAGCatgcaaaaaggaaaaaaaaaatttcttttttcattttcagaattgcattttttttgtatgCACCCTATTATTCGGAAGTCCAGAGAATCTTGATTAATTGAGTTCGGATATAATCGACCTACTAAGGGGCAAAACTCTTTCggcgtgaatttttttcttttataaggGTCAAAGTTTAGATTTTGGTTAAGAGAAACAAGAGcccattaatgaaattaagtaaTTGGCATTTTCCCGCATCGAAAATATATTAACCATATATACCAACGTGGATTtttcaagcggttcgacgtTTGTTCCGTTTAAGTAAGGTCTTAGGTTCGAGAttttgtgaatgcagaaaatccatgATGTGAGAGCTTTACCTCTTAGTAGGCCGACTGAATTAGTAGAGGTCTAATTGAATTTTCGGACACTAGAGTTCACactcaaaaaaagaaaatacattGACCATATATGATATGGATAAACTGCATAGCTCTTTTAGATATTCTCGGGATATAATAATGATCCGGGCGTGCGTCGTACCGGAAATGCTCCGGAGCTGGTTCGATACAATGCAACAATAATTGCATGGTGGATGCAGAGCATCTTGTGCATGTTTCCTCTTGGAAGAAAAGTTCAAGCACCAAACTAAGGGAAGAAAAAGCTTACATGCAAGAAACTATATGGCGAAGGAGGGCAAATCGCTATCTGaccttcaattcaatttattcagagaaagagagaggaagaaggcATGAGAGAATCCCAAATCTCTTTCTGGTTGTCTTTCTCTCGTTTGGAGAGTGCGTCTTAATGCACTTTGGGAGTTTGGACCACAAAGCAAAAATAAACCAGAAGTCATCGTCCTCCTCAAGGGACATAAAGCATTATTAAATCGAAGAAAATATCACGAAATCATGCAAAAGTTTGAGAGGATTGCTTTGCAGTTTGGATTGGGACATCCATTTCATCGAAAGAGAAACCGATCGAGCTACGTACCCGTAGGGCCGATCTTTCTGCACATTCAGATCACCTTCCCGTGGATCCCACTTACATATTGGTCTCACAGGATTTACTGTTCGTAACTTATAATCCGTACGCGGTTTTGACCAACATTTTATCGGAATTAGATCTTCATGAACGTAAATGCTAATGCAACTGCATGGATGCAGTAGTAAATCGGTTTTATCTGATCGTTTAAGTTATTAAATCATGGAGCGAGGCTACGTACCTAACAGTCGTAGCTCGGTATATAGGATCGGACGGTATCTTAAGAACGGCCCCACAAGGGTACGTACAATTTACAGACACAGAGAGGGGGCGTCATAGGGTGTTGTTTTGTATTGTGTTGGACTTGTTTGTTGGACTCATTTGAGGGGCACCCAACACTTTTCCCAATTCTTGCCTTGGAGGAATTTGATAGTTGCAACCTTACAAGAAGAACCCCGTAAAGTGCGCccagaagggaaaaaaaaaaaagaaaaaaagaaaaaaaaatattaaaagaaaaaaaaaattcaccatTTTCACTCACTCCCCCAACGTCTACCTCCTTGTTCGTAGCTATTTGTAAGGTTTTCATTTGTGCCTCTACTACTTAGAGCATACTCTCTATTAAGTTGCTCATAATTATAAGTCAACCGATTAGATAATAATGTGTTTTTCAACTTTGTCCTTTAGCAATTCATCCTCATGTTTAATGGCCACATATCCTTATCAAGGTTAAAATTCACCGAGAAACTAATAGAAATGCGAGAAAAAATGTGATACACTACAATGATATTCACTCTCAGATTTTCCACATATAATTCTCGTCACTCAGGACTTTAATTTCTCCTTCTCACATCCTCCCTATTAGGCTAATGCATCTCCATCAATTATAATcccatattattaattaagcaCCTAAATAACACGAAGTTTAGGCTTAAGTGAGAAACAAAGAAAAGTGGTTCGCTGAAGTtacacttaattttttttatcgaaaAATGGTTCATTAAAATGTCACGTATTCTTAATTGGGAAATGAAATGTTTCTGATAGGATTCTCAAATATAATTACTAAGTACATAAATAATCCAAGGTTGATGCtttacatttacttttttttttctaagtctattttttattaattgtgtTTTTATTAGGTGCTCAATAATTtgcttaaattaattttcctacttgtttatatgcatatatagcTTAAATCATATTTATTAGAAACTTGAATGCATACATATAATGAGTAGGAAAATTTCAAGACGGCAAAGTGCAACAGTGACACTGTATTCCCCACGGTCGAATGAGAGAGTGCCCCGCAAGCCCCAAACACATCTAACGCGGGGGAACCGCGTGTTACAGTGACACTGTGTCACTGTAGCTTCTCCGGAGAGGAGGGATGGGAATCAAAACATACAAATTTTCCTATCACTTCAGAAAAGTTGCCCTTAGACTTCCGTGATTAATATAATCATGTCATGTTCTTCCAAAGCTATTTATCGGTCTTGTCAATCAGCATGCCGAAGCTATGTTAATGTCATTCTGTAGGCTCTTCTCCTAGCATTATAAGCTTTATGTAGCAAGGTGACAATTTGCCTAAAAGAAAGATATATAACATCCCAAAGATGTAATTTCATATCGAATAGGAATTGTTTCTGTAGGAATCCTCAGCAAATCAAGAATCAAATCAAGTTGAATGTGGCTCTCGGCTTGGAAGTGTCATTGCTTATGAAAAACGATACTGAAATAAAATTGGTGAAAAATATAAAgtgtttgaaaaatattattttaaaattgctATCTACCCAAAAAGAATTGCTGacatatttttagaatatgGGAGACTAATTAATACTTTAAAATGTACAATTTAAAACTCTAATGATTTTTCAGTGGGAAGTTTTATGGtataatcaaaatataaattttaattaaacccAAATAACTTACTCAAAATTCATGCAATGTATTCTTTCTTTCATAGCTattaataaaaacatatatacgCCTAGATTTACTCAAAGTGCGAATAATTTACTTGGTTTtatgtaatttacccaaatCGTAAGCAatttatttgataattaaatacttattttgaatTTACCATAAATTATATTCACGATGATTTCTTACTTCTTCCCATTTATGCTGGCACTTCTACGCTTGAAATTCCATATCAATTGcttccttcttttttattttttaaatgatcaaaatcatttttatctGAAAAAAACGATGAAAATCATTTTATATTAACCTTAGAATTGATAAATTTGGGGAAATCATCTCGAGGCTTCATTCCTCAGTAAAGATAAAAACTTGAAAACAATGTGAACAAGACTAAACAAGTCCGaacaaaataatgaaattataggaacatactcaaaaaattaatatgaataTCAATTTGCATgtgtgataatatatattcatatacacgcacacatatataatctCTCATTTCTTCTGTCCCTAACTACTCTCTTAGCAACAAGTGAGCGATGGGGGAATCTAAAAATCTTTCATTATTCCGATCATTGgctagaaatttttttttttcgttttcttgTCTTGATTTAGAAATTTGTAGGGGCTCCTCTTGTCCTTTGGGTCGACTCTTGAAGTATCTCCTTGTACTCGTGTGCTTCAGTTAAACAAAAACATCAATCGACACGATAGATTAAcaatgtaaatatattttatatatttttctaccatgcaaaaaaaaattatacatgcTTACGTGTTTCGAACTGTCTTAGCAATAATGTATGTCTGATAATTATAGCAAAGTTTATCTAATtaattctttatatatattaacatttTGTGGCATTGTTCGTACATGAAATTGCAGTTCATTCGCTACAGTCGTACTTATATTAACGAGAATTAGATTGTATATAATGGTACTGTAGGGCTATGTTACATTCTCATTGTGACTTGTTATCCAAGCACTGAGGTTTTATCTAAGATAGATGGAAAATGATTATGAACACCATGGATTGGAACaactgaaatgaaatgaacAGGGGGGCAAAacggaaaaaaggaaaagtttgAGACCACATAtgtgaaaaatggaaaaataatcgttaaaattttcttttataagcGGGAAAACTTGGgggaaaaaggggaaaaaaaagattccGCGGTaacctttttttaatttttttttctttttccgttTTCTTTTAACGGCAAAAGATCGACAATGGTCGCAGCAGCaccggcggcggcggcggcgctGTGAGTGAACGGAGCCCTGAGAGGCGGAACCAGCACGAGCTCGCCGAGGTTACTGCAGCTTTTCCCTGTGAACATTGGACACCGATAAGCTCGGCACATGATCATCGAGAAGAATCATCAGTAAAGTCTCGAAGCTGGGGTTTAGGGTTTTTCAATTGCAaccatttctctcttctttggCAGGGGCCCCGTTGACTTCGAGCTGAAATGGGCCGTTCTCGCACGGCGTTCCGTACCGGTGACGACGACCCCAATCAAAGGTTTCATCTTGTCCCATCTTTGAGCTTAATTTCTGAGCCCGACTTCAAATCTATCTAATTTTCAATCATCTCTAATTGATTCAGGTTGCAACAATGTAATTCAGTTGTATTGTAATATGCATGaagttcttttttattttttatttttgacaaAAGATGAATAATCGTTCATGTAATTGGATAATGGTGTGAAACTCTCATTTCTTGGCAAGTCTCTGAAACCTCTGTTCCATTGTGCAGTAGAGCTAAGAAGAAAAAGGTTGCTTCAGGTCCAGAAAATGCCGAGGCCGAGTTTACAGGTTGATTTCTGAATCTTCATCTTTTTCGAATTTTCCCGTTATACCTGACCCGCCTAACATTTGTGAGCAGCGATTTTAACCCATGTCCCGAAATGATTTTCCACGACTTCTGATGTTATTAAGGATCCAGTTATGTTTTTATTGATTATGAGGAAGAGTCGTGTTCAGAATGTGGTTTCTTGGTTTTATGAATCATTATTGTCTTAAAAAGATTACCCTTTGATTGTAGCTGCTGGTCGAGGAATAAATGAAGGAACCGCAGGATTATACCACTGCAACTACTGCAACAAGGATATCTCCGGAAAGGTTCGCATAAAATGCGCAGCATGTCCAGATTTTGACCTATGCATAGAGTGTTTCTCTGTCGGAGCTGAGATTACACCACACAAGAGCAACCATCCCTACCGGGTCATGGTTAGTTGCTAATTTTCCTTATGTATTATGAAGTGCTTCCACAATTATGTTCTTTCGCTTATACCAGTATCTCGGCAATTAAGCAATTTGGCATTATCTTATCAGAAATGGCACCAAAACAACAAATTACATAATCCAGCTGGACTGTGGACACATAATGTTCTCGAAATTAGTCTAAAATTGCGTACTCCAGCTGATATACATGCATGGAGTTATCTAAACCAATTTTCCTTGATTTGATTATAAACTGcgtcaactctaaaaccaccTGTAGTTCTGATAGATTAGAATGTTCTTTTGGTTGTTCTTGTATCAACAATCAGTTATTTCTTGTAAACAGGACAACTTATCTTTCCCACTAATATGTCCAGACTGGAATGTAGATGAGGAAATGCTACTTTTAGAGGTAATTGTTTGCATATTCGTTTACCTCGTCTTCTTACTTGTCAGTTGTATTGATTATCTGATAAAGTTTCATATGAAGGCCATTGAAATGTATGGTTTTGGTAACTGGGCGGAAGTTGCTGACTATGTTGGATCTAAAAGCAAATCGCAATGCATTGACCATTATAATGCCGTTTACATGAATTCCCCGCACTTTCCTCTCCCTGTGAGTATTTACATCTATATTCCTTGCCTGTCCCATTTAACAACTATATTTatacttctatatatatttatggaaCTGGTCTATAACTGGCTTGTTCAGGACTTGACTCATGTTATGGGCAAAAATAAAGAGGAGCTCATTGCTATGGCCAAAGAACTTGCTGAAGTAAAGGAAGGTGAGTTTATTCAGGACTTACTTTAGTATCAGATTctttaaagaagaaaataagggTGATCTTCTTCTTACAAGTTACATGGACTATACGATGACAGATTTTCCCAAAGCAACATACTAATGCTTAATGGATATCTCAATATCAATAATGCTCTTGATCACTGAAATGAAGTTATTTGATATATTGGTTTCTGTTCTTACAGATAGCTCATCCTCGGGGGAACTTCCGCCTAAAGAAGAGCCTGTTTTTTCAACGAGAGCGAAGTACGTGATTTACATGATTGTGTTTTCTCGTCAGCTCCATTGCTCTTTATTTGTTCattcctttttatttctttttcagaTCCGTTGAATCCGAGAAGGAAGTTCCAGTTCAG is a genomic window containing:
- the LOC116202893 gene encoding transmembrane protein 256 homolog isoform X2, with protein sequence MRSSAMDPLIWHKVAGLCGVAALGLGTYGAHVFRPKNPAYKEVWQTASLYHLVHTAALVAAPLTKRPSIFGGMLTAGIILFSGSCYTAAFLEDRKYSTLAPVGGFLFIGAWASLLF
- the LOC116202894 gene encoding F-box protein SNE, which encodes MTTDKQEKRRPPFCINDHTDILVEVLKRLDGRSLCAAACVCRLWRALADADSVWEHLCLRRVPSLPSSSPGVRPVVSALGGYRRLYMLCVRHLLTRLSNDPGSRWRASSAWDELQLSLSLFCVDYYERLGGRFGDSAASSSLMFLCKPVNV